A genomic window from Salvia miltiorrhiza cultivar Shanhuang (shh) chromosome 5, IMPLAD_Smil_shh, whole genome shotgun sequence includes:
- the LOC131024773 gene encoding putative late blight resistance protein homolog R1B-16: MAAAYAALVSAMNIINNLHHHPRPPVSLHTKQVESLTEKIRFLLEFLEGYNPHRGYSNEADPLESRIADAAYAAEYAIESHIFDQFTNNGESMSYDDLYEALEKVIQDMASIEEEAEQIQGRVGLQQQLHTKSTPSDSSRSSSIPQRSSMVGAGDVKLQMMDKLTFDRLHLQIIPIVGMGGSGKTTLARTVYEERLIKEHFDICAWATISQEYVIRDIFAVVLRQFNIGVDDNLSEDELGGKLYRHLYGRRYLIIMDDMWSIDAWERVRNYFPNNKNGSRIVVTTRLSDMASTLPNSNILGMELLDEAHSWELLSKTVFGKEGCPLELEEIGKKIGKSCKGLPLSIVVVGGLLAKSKHTRECWEDIGENLNASVLNLEDDERCLKILYMSYKQLPIHLKPCFLYMGVFPEDEEIAISGLIKYWVAEGFLKAPVSGKSLEEIAKEYLKDLVGRNLVLRSAAKFMTC; encoded by the coding sequence ATGGCAGCAGCTTATGCAGCTCTTGTTTCTGCTATGAATATCATAAACAACCTTCACCATCATCCTCGCCCTCCTGTTTCTCTCCACACTAAACAAGTTGAGTCTCTCACTGAAAAAATCAGATTCCTGCTCGAATTTCTCGAGGGGTATAACCCCCATCGTGGCTACTCCAACGAAGCGGATCCATTGGAGTCTCGCATTGCAGATGCAGCTTATGCGGCCGAATACGCCATtgaatctcatattttcgaTCAGTTCACAAATAATGGAGAAAGTATGAGTTATGATGACTTGTATGAAGCTCTGGAGAAGGTGATACAAGATATGGCTTCTATCGAAGAAGAAGCAGAGCAAATTCAAGGGAGAGTTGGACTCCAACAACAGCTGCACACAAAGTCAACACCTTCGGATTCGTCGAGATCTTCTTCGATCCCGCAGCGGAGTAGCATGGTGGGTGCTGGTGATGTCAAGCTTCAAATGATGGATAAGCTCACTTTTGATCGCCTTCATCTACAGATCATTCCCATTGTAGGGATGGGCGGCTCcggtaagaccactcttgctagAACTGTTTACGAAGAACGTCTTATTAAGGAGCATTTTGATATTTGTGCGTGGGCTACCATCTCTCAAGAGTATGTCATTAGAGATATTTTTGCAGTAGTTCTCCGTCAGTTTAATATAGGAGTTGATGACAATTTGAGTGAGGATGAATTAGGAGGAAAGTTGTATAGGCATCTGTATGGTAGAAGATACCTAATTAtaatggatgatatgtggagcaTTGATGCATGGGAGAGAGTTAGGAATTATTTTCCAAATAACAAAAATGGTAGCAGAATAGTGGTAACAACAAGGCTATCAGATATGGCTTCTACATTACCCAACTCTAATATTCTTGGGATGGAACTTTTGGATGAGGCTCATAGTTGGGAGCTTCTCTCCAAAACTGTGTTTGGGAAAGAAGGTTGCCCTCTTGAATTGGAGGAAATCGGAAAAAAGATTGGAAAAAGCTGTAAAGGACTTCCTTTGTCAATTGTTGTGGTGGGAGGCCTTTTGGCCAAGTCCAAACATACAAGAGAGTGTTGGGAAGACATAGGGGAAAACTTGAATGCAAGTGTACTTAATTTAGAGGATGATGAACGTTGCTTGAAAATACTATATATGAGTTACAAGCAATTACCAATACATTTGAAACCATGTTTTCTCTATATGGGAGTTTTTCCCGAAGATGAGGAGATTGCTATCTCTGGCCTCATTAAATATTGGGTTGCGGAGGGATTTCTGAAAGCGCCAGTAAGTGGGAAAAGCTTGGAAGAGATTGCAAAAGAGTATTTAAAAGATCTTGTTGGTAGAAATCTTGTTTTAAGGAGTGCTGCAAAATTCATGACTTGTTGA
- the LOC130985043 gene encoding uncharacterized protein LOC130985043, whose translation MAESRHLLHLLLPPSAAAESPAPLDDGDLKLISSNSGIVFRLFLVAFIGVVSVWANHEASKGYAITVINESTNTFLATRFKVFYASNDEATRAAIKASSIIERFLFPDSDGEKNHSTKKVIKSVVIRLVDRDLTGDVAVETDSSGDRDRFVLSVSSRVLEGANFDREMALAIRRGVARVWLWDGAGDAPRNVVDGIVEYLVEICDDAAAPEVLEPPAAAAAVCWDDSSNARSVAELLRRGERRRPGFIGRLNRAMKDGWSDEKLGGALGLPVDKLCAASESLRYKSSSV comes from the coding sequence ATGGCGGAGAGCCGCCACCTCCTCCATCTACTTTTACccccctccgccgccgccgaatCCCCAGCGCCGCTCGACGACGGCGACCTCAAGCTCATCTCATCGAATTCCGGCATCGTTTTCCGACTATTTTTGGTGGCGTTTATCGGCGTCGTCTCTGTATGGGCAAACCACGAAGCCTCCAAAGGCTACGCCATAACTGTAATCAACGAATCCACCAACACATTCCTCGCAACCAGATTCAAAGTCTTCTACGCATCCAACGACGAAGCCACGCGCGCGGCGATCAAGGCGAGTAGCATCATCGAGAGGTTCCTCTTCCCGGATTCCGACGGTGAAAAAAATCATTCCACCAAAAAGGTAATTAAGAGCGTCGTTATCAGATTAGTCGATCGCGATCTGACCGGCGACGTCGCCGTCGAAACGGATAGCAGCGGCGATCGAGATCGATTCGTGCTCAGCGTGAGCTCAAGGGTTTTGGAAGGTGCGAATTTTGACCGCGAAATGGCTCTCGCGATAAGGCGCGGCGTGGCGCGTGTTTGGTTATGGGACGGTGCAGGCGACGCGCCGAGGAATGTGGTGGACGGCATTGTGGAATATCTGGTCGAAATTTGTGATGACGCGGCGGCGCCGGAGGTGCTCGAgccacccgccgccgccgccgccgtgtGCTGGGACGACTCGAGCAACGCTAGATCGGTGGCGGAATTGTTGCGGCGAGGCGAGCGCCGCCGTCCCGGATTCATCGGGAGATTGAACCGAGCCATGAAGGATGGGTGGAGCGACGAGAAGTTGGGCGGCGCGTTGGGCTTGCCGGTTGACAAATTGTGTGCGGCTTCCGAGTCGTTGAGGTACAAGTCTTCCAGCGTGTAG
- the LOC130985041 gene encoding glutamate--cysteine ligase, chloroplastic-like — MTLMSHPVSSRSIHSEVIQCKTRHNGVNTFANRVDSARRKETFLCLRSSLWSSLKVKPSSCSAGTGVGRRLRRHVIVGASPPTEDAVISTEPLTKEDLVGYLASGCKPKENWRIGTEHEKFGFEIGTLNPMKYEQIAELLNVISERFDWDKIMEGENIIGLKQDKQSISLEPGGQFELSGAPLETLHQTCAEVNSHLYQVKAVAEEMGIGFLGIGFQPKWRREDIPIMPKGRYVIMKNYMPKVGSLGLDMMFRTCTVQVNLDFDSEADMIRKFRAGLALQPIATALFANSPFTEGKPNGYLSMRSQIWTDTDNNRAGMLPFVFDDSFGFEQYVEYALDVPMYFVYRQKKYIDCAGLSFRDFLAGKLPSLPGEYPTFNDWENHLTTIFPEVRLKRYLEMRGADGGPWRRLCALPAFWVGLLYDDVSLQNVLDMIADWTPEERQMLRNKVPKSGLKTPFRDGLLKHVAQDVLKFAKDGLDRRGFKETGFLNELTEVVNTGITPAEKLLALYHGKWGRSVDPVFEELLY; from the exons ATGACGTTGATGTCCCATCCTGTTTCATCTCGTAGCATTCATTCTGAGGTTATACAGTGTAAAACTAGGCACAATGGAGTTAATACCTTTGCCAACAGAGTTGACTCCGCCAGAAGAAAGGAAACGTTTTTATGTCTGCGGTCCTCTTTGTGGAGTTCCCTGAAGGTGAAACCTAGCTCGTGCTCAGCTGGCACTGGGGTGGGAAGGAGGCTACGGCGCCATGTAATTGTTGGTGCTAGTCCTCCTACAGAAGACGCTGTTATCTCGACCGAACCGCTTACAAAAGAAGATCTCGTAGGTTACCTTGCTTCGGGCTGCAAGCCTAAGGAAAACTGGAG GATAGGCACTGAGCATGAAAAGTTTGGATTTGAGATCGGAACATTAAACCCCATGAAATATGAACAGATAGCAGAGCTTCTTAACGTTATATCTGAGAGATTTGACTGGGATAAAATAATGGAAGGTGAAAACATTATTGGACTCAAACAG GATAAACAAAGTATCTCGCTGGAGCCTGGTGGCCAATTTGAGCTTAGTGGTGCACCCCTTGAAACTCTGCATCAAACTTGTGCTGAAGTCAATTCTCATCTTTATCAG GTTAAGGCTGTTGCAGAGGAGATGGGGATTGGATTTTTAGGAATTGGCTTCCAGCCCAAATGGAGACGCGAAGACATACCAATAATGCCCAAG GGAAGATATGTAATTATGAAAAATTACATGCCCAAAGTTGGGTCGCTGGGACTTGATATGATGTTTAGAACATGTACCGTCCAG GTCAACCTGGATTTTGATTCTGAAGCTGACATGATAAGGAAGTTTCGGGCTGGTCTTGCCTTACAGCCT ATAGCTACAGCGTTGTTTGCAAATTCACCATTCACTGAAGGGAAACCAAACGGCTATCTTAGCATGAGAAG CCAAATATGGACAGACACCGATAATAACCGAGCTGGAATGCTTCCTTTTGTCTTTGATGACTCCTTTGG GTTTGAACAGTATGTAGAATATGCTCTTGACGTCCCAATGTACTTTGTCTATCGGCAGAAAAAGTATATTGATTGTGCTGGACTGTCCTTCCGA GATTTTTTGGCTGGGAAACTTCCTTCTCTTCCTGGTGAATATCCAACTTTCAACGATTGGGAGAATCATTTAACAACAATTTTTCCAGAG GTTAGGCTTAAGAGATACTTGGAGATGAGGGGCGCTGATGGAGGACCTTGGAGGCGGCTATGCGCGCTACCTGCATTTTGG GTTGGTCTCTTGTATGATGACGTCTCTCTACAAAATGTTCTGGACATGATAGCAGATTGGACACCTGAGGAAAGACAAATGCTTAGAAATAAG GTCCCAAAGAGTGGGCTGAAGACGCCATTTCGTGATGGGTTGCTGAAGCATGTTGCACAAGACGTTCTCAAATTTGCTAAG GATGGCTTGGATAGAAGAGGCTTCAAGGAAACCGGATTTTTAAACGAATTGACTGAAGTTGTTAATACAG GTATAACACCAGCCGAAAAGCTCCTTGCTCTGTACCATGGGAAGTGGGGGCGAAGTGTCGATCCTGTATTTGAGGAGCTGCTCTATTAG
- the LOC130985042 gene encoding glycerol-3-phosphate acyltransferase 1 — MTVSMRTMEFPMVLLKLADWFLYHFLANSCYKAAMKLKKSAPLRPPPPHPSLSKFSGGGRASQTLVCDIHRCLLRSPSFFPYFMLVAFEGGGPLRALLLLLSCPLLLLLDYEAKMRAMIFITFCGMRRRGVESVSRAVLPKFYLENLNLHAVEALDSAGSRAVFTAVPRVMVEHFLKEYLAVDSVVGTELRCAGEFFTGLVSPAGLVVKHRAVKEMFGDKRPDVGIGASTLHDHLMISLCKESYVITREDNAKSSAIMPRSRYPKPLVFHDGRLAFLPTPAASLAMFSWLPVGILLAVFRLFIGICLPYNLSILLGTATGIDLRVSGGAPPPSADGRGVLYVCSHRTLLDPVFLSTALRKPLTAVTYSLSKMSEIMAPIRTVRLTRDRGRDGATMQRLLAEGDLVVCPEGTTCREPYLLRFSSLFAELADEIVPVAVDTEVGMFYGTTAGGMKWLDPIFFLMNPRPVYAVRILEKVPRRLTCGGGKTSHEVANYIQRELGAALGFECTNLTRRDKYLMLAGNDGVVKEKKTKNS; from the exons ATGACAGTTTCCATGAGAACCATGGAGTTCCCCATGGTACTACTCAAGCTAGCCGACTGGTTCCTCTACCATTTCCTCGCCAACTCATGCTACAAAGCCGCCATGAAGCTCAAGAAATCCGCCCCCCTCCGCCCCCCGCCGCCGCACCCCAGCCTCTCCAAATTCAGCGGCGGCGGCCGGGCGTCGCAGACGCTCGTCTGCGACATCCACCGCTGCCTCCTGCGGTCGCCCTCCTTCTTCCCCTACTTCATGCTCGTCGCCTTCGAGGGCGGCGGCCCCCTCCGcgccctcctcctcctcctctcgtgcccgctcctcctcctcctcgacTACGAGGCGAAGATGCGCGCCATGATCTTCATCACATTCTGCGGCATGAGGCGGCGCGGCGTCGAGAGCGTTTCCAGAGCCGTGCTGCCCAAGTTCTACCTCGAGAACCTCAACCTCCACGCCGTCGAGGCGCTGGATTCCGCCGGATCTAGGGCCGTCTTCACCGCCGTGCCCAGGGTCATGGTGGAGCACTTCCTGAAGGAGTATCTCGCCGTCGATTCGGTCGTCGGGACCGAGCTCCGCTGCGCCGGAGAATTCTTCACCGGCTTGGTTTCTCCCGCCGGCTTGGTCGTGAAGCACAGGGCCGTGAAGGAGATGTTCGGCGACAAGAGGCCCGATGTCGGCATCGGAGCCTCCACGCTTCATGATCATTTGATGATCTCTCTATGCAAG GAATCATATGTTATAACAAGAGAAGACAACGCCAAAAGCAGCGCAATAATGCCAAGAAGCCGATACCCAAAGCCCCTAGTCTTCCACGACGGCCGGCTGGCTTTCCTTCCGACGCCGGCAGCGTCGCTCGCGATGTTCTCGTGGCTCCCCGTCGGTATCCTCCTCGCCGTCTTCCGCCTCTTCATCGGCATCTGCCTCCCCTACAACCTCTCCATCCTCCTCGGCACCGCCACCGGCATCGACCTCCGCGTCTCCGGCGGCGCGCCGCCCCCGTCCGCCGACGGCAGGGGCGTCCTCTACGTGTGCAGCCACCGCACCCTCCTCGACCCGGTCTTCCTCAGCACCGCCCTCCGCAAGCCCCTCACCGCCGTCACCTACAGCCTGAGCAAGATGTCGGAGATCATGGCGCCGATCCGCACGGTGCGGCTGACGCGCGACCGGGGGCGCGACGGCGCGACGATGCAGCGGCTGCTGGCGGAGGGCGACCTGGTGGTGTGCCCGGAGGGGACGACGTGCCGGGAGCCGTACCTGCTCCGGTTCAGCTCGCTGTTCGCGGAGCTCGCCGACGAGATCGTGCCGGTGGCGGTGGACACGGAGGTGGGGATGTTCTACGGCACGACGGCGGGCGGGATGAAGTGGCTGGACCCGATCTTCTTCCTCATGAATCCGAGGCCGGTGTACGCCGTGAGGATTCTGGAGAAGGTGCCGAGGCGGCTGACGTGCGGCGGCGGGAAGACGAGCCACGAGGTGGCGAATTATATACAGAGGGAGTTGGGGGCGGCGCTAGGGTTTGAATGCACGAATTTGACGAGGAGGGATAAGTATTTGATGCTGGCTGGAAACGATGGGGTGGTGAAGGAGAAGAAGACCAAGAATTCATAG
- the LOC130985044 gene encoding putative late blight resistance protein homolog R1B-16, producing MAAAYATLVSALNIINNLHHHPRPPVSLHTKQVESLTQKIHFLLQFLQGYNAQRGYSKEADPLESRIADAAYAAEHAIESHIFDQLTNNGENMSYDGLYKALNKVLQDMASVEKEAKQIQRRLGVQYQLHTKSTPSDSSRSSSIPQQSSMVGADDVKLQLMDKLTSHCHDLQIIAIVGMGGSGKTTLARNIYEERLIKKHFHICAWATISQEYSIREIFAVFLRQFNIGVDDNLKEDELREKLHQHLFHRRYLIIMDDMWSIDAWDGIRNYFPDNENGSRIVVTTRLSDLASKLPNSNSLGMKLLDEVESWELLSKTVFGEKSCPVKLEEIGKKIGKSCKGLPLSIVVVGGLLAKSKRKRRCWEEIGENLNANVNLKDDERCLKILYMSYKQLPIHLKPCFLYMGVFPEDKKIKISKVIRYWIAEGFLKEVSGKSLEEIAKEYLKDLIGRNLVLRSTSKWGKKKCQIHDLLRDLCLREAQKERFYNEAVSVLAPMSEARCLMWNVGRILSPLNMSLLRIVKRNKFKKDLFGHTDQLVNSRFLQIDIYGRIEGNFPCSIWRFWNLQTVNVYTNDEVTAPTDFWYMPHIRHVKFARLRLPDPPNDQDDIVLGNL from the coding sequence ATGGCAGCAGCTTATGCAACTCTAGTTTCTGCTTTGAATATCATAAACAACCTTCATCATCATCCCCGCCCTCCTGTTTCTCTCCACACTAAACAAGTTGAGTCTCTCACTCAAAAGATTCATTTCCTGCTCCAATTTCTCCAAGGTTATAACGCCCAACGTGGCTACTCCAAAGAAGCGGATCCATTGGAGTCTCGCATTGCAGATGCAGCTTATGCCGCCGAACACGCCATtgaatctcatattttcgaTCAGCTCACAAATAATGGAGAAAATATGAGTTATGATGGCTTGTATAAAGCTCTCAATAAGGTTTTACAAGATATGGCTTCTGTCGAAAAGGAGGCCAAGCAAATTCAACGGAGACTTGGAGTCCAATATCAGCTGCACACAAAGTCAACGCCTTCGGATTCGTCGAGATCTTCTTCGATCCCGCAGCAGAGTAGCATGGTGGGTGCTGATGATGTCAAGCTTCAATTGATGGATAAGCTCACTTCTCATTGTCATGATCTACAGATCATTGCCATTGTAGGGATGGGCGGATCgggtaagaccactcttgctagAAATATTTATGAGGAACGTCTTATTAAGAAGCATTTTCATATTTGTGCTTGGGCTACCATCTCTCAAGAATATAGCATTAGAGAAATATTTGCAGTATTTCTTCGTCAGTTCAATATAGGAGTTGATGACAATTTGAAGGAGGATGAATTAAGAGAGAAATTGCATCAACATCTTTTTCATAGAAGATACCTGATTAtaatggatgatatgtggagcaTTGATGCATGGGATGGAATTAGAAATTATTTTCCGGATAACGAAAATGGTAGCAGAATAGTGGTAACAACTAGGCTATCAGATTTGGCTTCTAAATTACCCAACTCTAATAGCCTTGGGATGAAACTTTTGGATGAGGTTGAAAGTTGGGAGCTTCTCTCCAAAACTGTGTTTGGGGAAAAAAGTTGCCCTGTTAAATTGGAGGAAATTGGAAAAAAGATTGGAAAAAGCTGCAAAGGACTTCCATTGTCAATTGTTGTGGTGGGAGGCCTTTTGGCGAAGTCCAAACGTAAAAGAAGGTGTTGGGAAGAAATAGGGGAAAACTTGAATGCAAATGTTAATTTAAAGGATGATGAACGTTGCTTGAAAATACTATACATGAGTTACAAGCAATTGCCAATACATTTGAAACCATGTTTTCTGTATATGGGAGTTTTTCCTGAAGATAAGAAGATTAAAATCTCAAAGGTCATTAGATATTGGATTGCGGAAGGGTTTCTCAAAGAAGTAAGTGGGAAAAGCTTGGAAGAGATAGCAAAAGAGTATTTAAAAGACCTTATTGGTAGAAATCTTGTTTTAAGGAGTACGAGTAAGTGGGGAAAGAAGAAGTGCCAAATTCATGACTTGTTGAGAGACTTGTGCTTGAGAGAAGCTCAAAAGGAAAGGTTTTATAATGAAGCCGTAAGCGTCTTGGCGCCTATGTCAGAAGCTCGTTGTTTGATGTGGAATGTTGGACGAATACTATCACCTCTCAATATGAGCTTGTTGAGGATAgtgaaaagaaataaatttaaaaaagattTATTTGGACACACAGATCAATTAGTTAACTCACGGTTCCTTCAAATAGATATTTACGGAAGAATAGAGGGGAATTTTCCTTGTTCTATATGGCGATTTTGGAATCTACAAACAGTAAACGTTTACACAAACGATGAGGTTACTGCGCCAACTGATTTCTGGTACATGCCTCACATCAGGCATGTTAAGTTTGCAAGGCTTCGTCTCCCAGATCCTCCTAACGACCAAGATGACATTGTTTTGGGAAATCTGTAA